AGCCCACGTTTTCAGAGCGCTATCCGGTACCGTTCGTTGTAGCGTTGCTGGATATGTTGATTGTTATTGTGGCCTCCTTGCTTGCCCACGATTATCGATTTGCAACGTTTGACATGGCAGGCCGCTACAACACCACGACACTGCTGATCGCGGCGGTTGTTGTCCTGTGTATCACCTTTGGCGGCGGCTATGGATCGCAACGTGGCGTATCCATCTGGCGGCAACTGGGCATTCTTCTGGCGTGCTGGTGTCTTGCTGCGGGAATCTTGTTGTCGCTGTCATTCTTCTTGAAAGTGTCGGGTAATTACTCGCGGATATGGTTTTCTTCGACCTTGATTCTGGGCGCAGTATTCAGCCTGTCGTTTCGCGTGATCGTTTATCTGGTCCTGCGCCAGCTGCGATCTTCGGGGATGAACCTGAAGTCTGTTTTGCTGGTAGACACCGGTGGTGAAACGGCACGGCGCCTGAACCGTACACGCAAGTTGAACGAGTTTGGCTTCAAGGTGGCGACGTCCTTCAACTATCGGGCAGACGAAAGCTGGTTGGCCGAGCTGGTCGAACAAGTTGAAAGGCATGGGGCTCATGAAGTCTGGCTGTGCTTGCCGCTTAGCGAGGGCGGCGGTATTCAGGCGGTAATGTACGCCTTGAGGCATCACACGGTGGCAGTACGCTTCATTCCGGAGTGGGGCGATATCCGCTTGCTCAATCATCGTGTCAGCTACATTGCCGGGCTGTATTCGCTGGACTTGAGCTGCAGTCCGATCGACGGGCCGGCGCAGATCGTCAAGCGCCTGGAAGATCTGGTGGTCGGCGGCCTGATCAGTCTGATGATCCTGCCGGTATGTGCCGTCATCGGCATTGTGGTCAAGCTCAGCTCGCCTGGCCCGATGTTGTTCAAGCAGTACCGCACCGGGATCAATGGGGTGCGCTTCAAGGTGTACAAGTTCCGTTCGATGGTCGTCCACGATGACAAGGATGTAACCCAGGCGACGCGCAACGATATGCGTGTGACCAAAGTGGGCGCGTTCTTGCGGCGCACCAGCCTTGACGAACTGCCACAGTTCTTCAATGTCCTTCAGGGGCGCATGTCTCTGGTCGGGCCACGTCCTCATGCACTGGTACATAACGAGTATTACAAGGACCTGGTCGAGTCTTATATGCAGCGGCACAAAGTCAAGCCGGGTATCACCGGTTGGGCTCAGGTCAGCGGTTTTCGTGGTGAAACCGACACCCTCGAGAAGATGCAGAAGCGGGTGGAGCATGATCTCTGGTACATCGATAACTGGTCGCTGTGGCTGGACCTGAAGATCATTGCCAGCACCGTGTTCAAGGGGTTCATCAACAAAAATGCGTTCTAGAAGGCGGTTTGATGTGAGTGCTGACCATGGGTAGCTACTGGAATGATGACAATCGTTGGCGGTACCTGACAGGCTGGGTGTTGGCACTGGGCTTGTTTGTGCTGATCAGTGGCAAGGTATGGTTGACCTCAGGGAGCGCGCGTAACAGTCAGGTGTATTTCCTCTTGCTGTTGCCGGCCCTGGTGTATGCAATAGCCGCCATCGCAAGCAGAAAAGTGCGCATGCCTGGTTTGTGCTATTGGATCTGGTCGAGCTACCTGGTGTGGGTCGCCTTATCCGGTTTGTGGGCAACCGGTAGTGAGCGTGATGTTCTGGCGCTGGCCAAGCGCGGTGTGTTCATAGCCTTGTTCATGGCTGCGGTTCACATCCTCGTCAATGGGTCGCCCCAGGTCTTTCGCAAGGCGCTCTACGCTGCGGTCATCGTCGTTGCCCTGGGGGCATTGGCTACGTTGTTCTTTCAGTTCTATTGGCTGGACCGCCCCTTGCACTACCGAGCCTTTCGCCTGGATCGCCTGGGCATCGGCGACTTTGCCAACTATCGCTATCCGGTCGCTGCCGGCATGTTTCATGGCGCTATAGCCAGCTGGGCGTTTGCGCTTGCAGTCGATAGAACAACTTCGTTGCGCAAGGCTGTTGCCTGGATGGCGGTGTTTCTGGTGCTTGCAGCTTATGTGCTGTTGACCTACGCGCGTGGCGCGTGGATCGGTTTAGCGGCGAGTTGTCTGGTGGCCATTTTGCTCCAGCGTTCAAAACTTGGGTGGTGGATTCTTGGTGCTGGTCTGCTAGTGTCCCTGGGCGTCGCGGTGATCTGGAAAGATCATGTACTCAACGAATTGTTGACGCGTCGTCTCTCCGGGCGTAGTCCCATCTGGGAGTATTTTTTCTCCAGTATGTCCGGCTCCTGGTTAGTCGGGCACGGGCTTGGTACTCCCTTCGCCTATCATTGGCCAGATGGCAAGACGGTGTCACCTCATGCACACAGTCTGTATTTGCAGCAAGTGTATGACAGCGGCCTGATCGCGCTGGGACTGCTATTGGCGGGGTTGGCCTGTGTATTTAAGAAAGCCTGGAGCATGCGCCGTGATCCGTTGATCTGCCTTACATTGCCCGCGCTGTGTTATGCACTGATCGTCATGCTGACGGATGTCGAGAGGATCTTCACCCGGCCGGGCGATTACTGGACCATAGTCTGGTTGCCATTGGCAGTGCTGCTTGCCGTTACTGATCAGGGCAAAAACCGCGGAAGTTGCACAGGCAAAGAGTGATCGGCCCTCGTTGCTGATGCCTTCACTACATGAAAAAAGTCGCCCATGGGCGACTTTTTTCAAGGTCTCAAGGCGTCAGTATTCAGGCGTCACTGAAGGGTAAAGCTTGACCGCCATTGTCGGTCAGGTACTTGCCAACACTATTGTTGGCGTGACGAAGTACCGAGCCTTCACCGGTAACCCGTACTGAAATGCCACGGGTATTGTCTTCGCTGCAGTGTTCCATCCAGACGGTACGTGAGCCCTGAACACTAAAGTTGATCGAGTGTTCACTCAGGCTGTCTTCGCAATGCACGCCATACCACCAGGAGATCCCCTGGCTAGCGATACTGCCGCCGTCGGCGATGTTCGTGCCAAGCGATTGTCGAATGTCGCAGCCAAGAACTGCCGCCAGGCCGCCGTCGCTCATCGACATGCCATTTTTGCCACTGCGCTGATTGCCATGGGTGTCGATATCCCCGGCATAACGTACTTTAGTGTTGATGGCGATATGTTTAGGTTGCGCGTCATCTTTCTTGCGGGAACTGATGCCATGATCCCGACTGCGATAGATTTCACAGTTGTCGAGAACAACATAGCCGCCTTCGTTGGCGATACCTGAACCCGGGGAATACCAGAACGCGCAGTTCTTGAAGACCGCCTTGGACACCAGGCCAGAGGCATTCAGTACCCACGGCAGGACACCGAGGAACAATATGTTTTCGAAATAGGCTTCACCGCCTTGTACGCGCATTGTAGTAGTGCCGGGCTGGCGATACACAATGCCGAGGATATCTTTCAGTGCGTTGACATTAGTTGCAAGTTTTTTGCTGACATAGAGCGTGCGTTCTTTCTGATCAAAGAACCAGCCTTCCTCGCCAGCCTGTTCCAGGTCGGCGAACTCGCGCAGCGGCTTTGGCCGGGAGTATTCGTCCAGCACATTCGATACAGTAACGGCCCGTGGATCGGAGCCGGCCGGAATCAACGCGCGGTAAAACTTGCCGCCCTGGGCCCAGTCCAGCGCTTTGGGCTCAGGCCCCGGCGCGCGGATGACGGTCAGCTTGCTCAGGTCAAACGGGCCTTGGTTTGGATTGCTGGCGCCAATGAAACTGCGAGCACTGGCACCCGAGCCGTTGTCGATGCGGATCTGGAAAGGATCATGCGCGCCGGCTGCCAGCGACTCGGCATCGGCCGACGGCAGCATGGAAATCTTGTCCATGATCTTGGCCGCGTCTTTACTTACTGTAACGGTTCCATCGGCATTCAGGGCCAGCAAGTCAAACGGCAGCCAGTCCATGCCGGTTGGTGTTTTAAGTGCATTCGACGAACCCGAAACAATAACTTTCGTGGCGATCCCTGCCAGGGCAACCACGCCCAGGCCAACAATAAATTCCCTTCTACGCATTTGACTCCCCCTCACAAAGTGCGCGGGAGTTTACTACATCTGTTGTAGCGGGGCGCGTTTGCACAAGCGTTTGTGCTACAGCTACGCTCGAATACTGTTGAGACTTGTTTGGTAAAACAATCCGCTGTGGACACATTTGCGCCGACTCTCTTGCCGGTCTAGGTTTCGGTAGCAGCCAAGGAAATGCTGCTCTGCAAATTCATAGCCAAGGAGTTTCCCCATGCGCAACACCGTCCTGTCGTACCTCTTTCTGCCACTGTTTACTGCCGTCTCGCTTTCGGCAATGGCGGCGCAACCACAAGTCGAGCCGACGGCCGCCATGGTCACTTTGCCGGTTGCCAAGCTCGATTTGAACCAGGCCGATGCCACAACCCTGCAAACCACCCTGACCGGCATTGGCAAAACCAAAGCCGAAGCCATCGTCGCCTACCGTGATGAGCACGGCGCCTTCACCTCGGTGGATGAACTGCTCGAAATCAAGGGTATTGGCAAGGCACTGCTGGATCGCAATCGGGACAAGCTCACGGTCAATTGATCACCCACAGGGAAGGAGCCGGTCATTGACCGGCTTTTTCTTGGCTGTGCGATGCCTTTGGTCGGCTCGGGTTGATAAAATATTATGATCATAATATTTTTATCTGGCGCACTTGTTCCTCTCTTTCGTCGAGCCTTTGGAGATCACTGTCATGTCGAATTCTTCA
This portion of the Pseudomonas sp. SORT22 genome encodes:
- a CDS encoding undecaprenyl-phosphate glucose phosphotransferase; its protein translation is MELINRYQPTFSERYPVPFVVALLDMLIVIVASLLAHDYRFATFDMAGRYNTTTLLIAAVVVLCITFGGGYGSQRGVSIWRQLGILLACWCLAAGILLSLSFFLKVSGNYSRIWFSSTLILGAVFSLSFRVIVYLVLRQLRSSGMNLKSVLLVDTGGETARRLNRTRKLNEFGFKVATSFNYRADESWLAELVEQVERHGAHEVWLCLPLSEGGGIQAVMYALRHHTVAVRFIPEWGDIRLLNHRVSYIAGLYSLDLSCSPIDGPAQIVKRLEDLVVGGLISLMILPVCAVIGIVVKLSSPGPMLFKQYRTGINGVRFKVYKFRSMVVHDDKDVTQATRNDMRVTKVGAFLRRTSLDELPQFFNVLQGRMSLVGPRPHALVHNEYYKDLVESYMQRHKVKPGITGWAQVSGFRGETDTLEKMQKRVEHDLWYIDNWSLWLDLKIIASTVFKGFINKNAF
- a CDS encoding O-antigen ligase family protein, translating into MGSYWNDDNRWRYLTGWVLALGLFVLISGKVWLTSGSARNSQVYFLLLLPALVYAIAAIASRKVRMPGLCYWIWSSYLVWVALSGLWATGSERDVLALAKRGVFIALFMAAVHILVNGSPQVFRKALYAAVIVVALGALATLFFQFYWLDRPLHYRAFRLDRLGIGDFANYRYPVAAGMFHGAIASWAFALAVDRTTSLRKAVAWMAVFLVLAAYVLLTYARGAWIGLAASCLVAILLQRSKLGWWILGAGLLVSLGVAVIWKDHVLNELLTRRLSGRSPIWEYFFSSMSGSWLVGHGLGTPFAYHWPDGKTVSPHAHSLYLQQVYDSGLIALGLLLAGLACVFKKAWSMRRDPLICLTLPALCYALIVMLTDVERIFTRPGDYWTIVWLPLAVLLAVTDQGKNRGSCTGKE
- a CDS encoding helix-hairpin-helix domain-containing protein — its product is MRNTVLSYLFLPLFTAVSLSAMAAQPQVEPTAAMVTLPVAKLDLNQADATTLQTTLTGIGKTKAEAIVAYRDEHGAFTSVDELLEIKGIGKALLDRNRDKLTVN